Within the Gadus chalcogrammus isolate NIFS_2021 chromosome 20, NIFS_Gcha_1.0, whole genome shotgun sequence genome, the region ATCGGTGAAGGGATGGGTAAGGTGGAGGTCCGGATGTAAGCCGTGGTATACACAAGACTGGACCTGATTCTGGTTCCTTACTGTGGGTCTTTTATGGAAAAGACATAATGGTCATGTTTTTTgtctctgcagtgtgtgtgtgtgtgtgtgtgtgtgtgtgtgtgtgtgtgtgtgtgtgtgtgtgtgtgtgtgtgtgtgtgtgtgtgtgtgtgtgtgtgtgtgtgtgtgtgtgtgtgtgtgtgtgtgtgtttgtgtatgtgtgtgtgtctgtgtttgtgtgtgtgtgtgggtttactTACTGTTGCGATAGAGTTAAAGGTTACGTAGGGATGTTTTCAGTGTGCTCAACAGTGCCGATGACCCCGATAATGCAGCTGGGTCAATATGATCATGTCTTGATTCAGGTTAGTTATTGGAGGCTGGATACTGTCTGGTATTTAATGGTGTCATGGAGTCCGAATGAGCACAAGCTGAATATTCTGAAGGCTTTAAATGGTAAATTGACATGTCATGCCAAAAACAGACAATATCGGTTAGTGAAAACCGGTTGTAACCTCCGCAGCCACAGAGAGAACAAAACACTGATAATAATAACCACCTTGGTGGTTATCTGAACGTAACAGCGAGTGCGGCCATATTGTTCGTGTGGTTGTAAGACTGATGTGTGGCTGAGAGAGCTTTCCTCTGCCAGACAAAGAAATGATAAACACAAACGGTCATCGTCTGGCATTGACAACATGGTAAGGCCTTGCCCGAAAAGACAGTCCTCATTTCCTGGAGATAAGTGTAAACAGCTGTTTCAAATCAATAATAAAGTACCACTGTTGACCAGGTGTGTTTGTTCATCTCACAATAGACAATACAGGAGTGGTCCAAAGTCAGTGAAATCTTCGTTTGGTCTAATGCGTATAGGATATCACATAGCACTGGACCAGGCAATGATTTGGTTGTAAATAAACCAGAGTAAAGCATTTTGATTAACATATTTATTTAGATCATAGCGAGTCCCTTAGCACAGAGATTGTCAGACTTTGGGTTCTAAATTATTATCAAGCAATTCGTTTAAAATGTACTAAGAAATATGCTCTATAAAGAAATgccactattattattattattattattattattaatattattatcctttattattattataattattattcattactATTTCGTTACATTTTTGTATACAATCTCAAGATCCAATTTGATATTTAACTCGACCAGAAGAGGGCAGCAAACAGAGTCCACCCGACGTCCTCGGCCCTACAGCCTTCCGGAAATACACTCGTTGTCTAACATGTGTTTACTTGCTTACACAGCAATGGCTGTCTAACTTCATAATCATACAATTCTGCTAAAGGGTTGGATTACGTAAACCAAAAAATGACTTCAAACAGTCGAGAGGACGAGATTTCTGAAGCACATTCTGCGATCAAAGAGGAACTCAACAAGAAGGTAAAACATCCTAACCCCTAATAACCCATATCTTGTCAATCGAATGCTGAATGTGAACATACTACTCAATTATAGAGCAACGTTTGAGCTAATTTAAGCCAGTATAGTTTAAAGTCTTTACTATTGAACTTAATCTGCAGATAAAGGAGCAGAAGATTGTCGTAGATGAGCTCTCAAATCTGAAGAAAAATAGGGTAAGTGGATATTTAATAATTCATTGTTTTTGGTAGAGCAAGTGGTCACAAAATGACCTCTTACTGAGGTTATAACTGTCAGGGTACTAAACTTGAATTTGATGAATTGTATGCATATCTAGATTCATGTTTTAAAAACTGCCATCTGCAATCTTTCCAGAAAGTCTACGTGCAACAACGCAACAGCAACATTTTCTTCCTGGCTGACAAAGGACAGATGCTTGGAACAAATAAAAGTTTGTAAAATTTAAGTTTTCAAATGTTGGTTGAAATGACTGTGTGGGGTTTCTAACTTATAACAAACTGCATGAATAATCTGGACACTAGtgaaaattattttttataaaatgtatgtgtgtccaAGTAGCCATGTTTTTTTAAACGTAAGTATTTCTAAGTCGTTAAACCATATATTCATCTCTGCCCTTACAGAGGAATTGGACATCTTGAAAAAGGAGCTGCAAGATATGTAAGCCCTATCAAACCTTCACCTGCACCATGTGTGGCATCTTCTGTCTGCTCAGCTTCTCCCCCGTTGAGTCTCCCACCGACCAATGGCTTCACCAAAACCTGAGCAGGCGAGGGCCCGACTCAACCCAGGACCTGACCGTGACCCACGCACAACCCTTCTATCGATGTCTGTTCTCCGCACACGTGCTCCACATGCGGGGCGCCCTCACCCCTCAGCCGGAGCGAGACGCCGCTGGGAACGTACTTCTGTGGAACGGGGAGATCTTCAGCGGTATCGCAGTGGCGCCAGAGGAGAACGACACTCGCGTAATGGCGCGTCAGCTCTCCTCGTGCGATACCCCTGCCGAGCTTCTCTCAGTGGTCTCACGCGTGCGGGGGCCCTGGGCATTTGCCTACTACCAGCAGGCCCAACACTGCCTTTGGTTCGGCAGGGACTTCTTCGGGAGGCGGAGCTTGTTGTGGCAGTTTGACGCGGAGGCCGAGGCCTTGACCCTGACGTCGGTGGGGGGCGACTGCTCTCTGACCGGTGCGGACCCCTGGCTAGAGGTTCCCGCGGCGGGGGTGTACCGGATCGACCTGAAGGCGGGACGTGTTGCCGGGACGGGCGGTGTGACGCTGGAGGTTTATCCCTGGGCTACGGGAGGGTGCGGGCTCCCGTCCCCTGAAAGCGTCCCTAGCAACTGCGTGGCAACAATGAACCAGTGGGGCCTGGTCCTACCATCGCCCGTGTCCCCACTCAACATGCTGCTTCCCGAGGTCGAGGTGGGAGTACTTCCGTCGTCTCCGGCTTCCAGTGTTGTGGCGACGGatctggaggaggtgctggcgTCCAGGGAAAGGACCGGCGAGGTGGACCACCTCAACGCCGTGCTCAGCGAGGCGGTGCGGCGGCGCGTTCAGGCCTTGCCCGGCGACATCAGAGACGAGTCATTGACCGACCACGCCTCCGTGGCGGTCCTCTTCTCCGGGGGGATCGACTCCATGATCCTGGCGGTGTTGGCGGACCGGCACGTACCCGCGGGACAACCCATCGACCTCCTCAACGTGGCCTTCAAGCTGCAGGAGCCCAAGACTCAGAAACAACAAtccacaaagaagaagaagaagaaacccgAAACAGACCAAAACAAACCGACGACGGACTCGGCGAATGTCCCCAAGGTCTCCGAGATTTCCTCGCCGTTCGACGTCCCGGACAGACTGACGGGGCGGGCGGGGCTGCTGGAGCTGCAGGCTCTGAACCCGGAGAGGAAGTGGAACTTTGTGGAGGTAAACGTGAcgcaggaggagctgcaggagaCGCGGCGGGAGCGCGTGCGTCACCTGGTGCAGCCGCTGGACACGGTGCTGGACGACAGCATCGGCTGCGCCATGTGGTTTGCGGCGCGGGGGGAGGGCTTCGTCACGCAGGACGGCGACCGGACGCCGTTCTCTTCGCCGGCAAAGGTTCAATACAGTTTCCAGTATTTTTATATGAGACATAAGGTTCAAGGTTCATAGGTTAAATTCCCTTACTGACTTGCTGTGTCTTTTTCTACCCTATGAAGTGAAAACCCTGCAGGAGTGAACCCGATCGGGATCACAAGCTTGTTGTTCATCTCTGGttccttccccttctcctccaggtcctTCTGACGGGCATCGGGGCAGACGAGCAGCTGGCGGGCTACTCCAGACACAGGGTCCGCTTCCAGACCTCCGGCCACCAGGGGCTGGTCCAGGAGCTGGGCATGGAGCTGGGCCGCATCTCCTCCAGGAACCTGGGCCGGGACGACCGCATCATAGCGGACCACGGGAAGGAGGCCAGGTGGGTTGTCTTTGGTTAGTTATGTATGGTATTATGGTATGGTATTATCTATGGTATTTCTATGGTTAGGTCTCTCTTATGCTCACTTGACACAACGGGCAGGAATCAAGTGATTGTTGTAAGTAACTGTAGAAAGTGATTCAAATCAAGGTTCATGTTCCGAAATAGACCATTGAGCCAAGATGCAATGTTCACTCCTTTTATCTGGGCCTCTGTCCAGGATGTTGGTTCCAATTTTGCATGTGATCCTGTTGAGCCGGGTACGGTTGTTGAAGGAGATATTGTGGTTGACCTTTGTTGAGCCGAcatgtgtggttgttgttgatgaacTACCACTGCTTGCATCATTGGGTGAGCAACTTGCTATAGTTCCTTTTCCTCCCAGGACAGACAGTTGTTTCTTAATCAGATTAATCCGTATCATCGCTTTTTATGCAGCTGTGTCTTTCAGTGTTGTGGAACATGTCTTCTTTATGGCTGTCATAATCTTAAATTAGTTAAAGTAAACAGTTCTCGCTTTCTGTGTACGACTGCTTGTACTTTCCATGAGGTCGGGGGGTAAAATTGGGTTGGTCTGCACTGAGGGAAAGGAAAGTAATTTTTCCATGCCTGACAGCCTGTACATCCTGTCTGGAATGGCTCAGGTGGTCTGTCTGTTATGTTGAAGGGTGGGTAGTGCAGTTGTTTGGTTAGCTGTTCTTGGTGTAGTCCTGGATGTTCCTCTACTACcaacatgtggtgtgtgtgtggttcttcaTAGAATCCAGGCGTGGGTACATTGCAGAGGCTTTTCGACGAGTACAAATGCGGGATGGGTTTTAGTAGACGGGTGGTGGTCGTCTCTGGATCTGCTTTGCCATCAACTGTTTTGCCGTACTTTATATCCGTCTTTTTTTGGCTTGTGCTTCCCATTGTGACAAGCATCGGTGATGTGTAGCTTGTCCAAACTGAATATTTGCacgattttatatatatatatctcacaAAATGTCAAGAACATGTTGATGCAGTGTTGGTGTTTTTCATCCCATGAACCGTCCTGTAGCCATGGTGTACAGGATTTCTTGGTCCATTACATCCATTTCTTGACAGTGGTGTGTTGAggatgggtgggggtggagaatCTTCCCATAAGTTGGGGAATGGAGGAGCTTCCCAAATGGTGGCCATTTTTAAGGTCTTGCTCTATTCTATAAGTTCTAGTTAGTCTAgatcaggggtcaccaacctttttgaacctgagagcttcTTCATGGGCACTGaatcatacgaagggcacccagttctatacactcttctgaaataacaaatttgctcagtttgcctttagttatatattactatcaatgattaatgatactcatctatgtgaagacatgttaattaattaaatcatgttcatgatttctcacaataattatcaacaatgacttaaaaaaggtgggagagagttgttcaagaatgagtagtgctatttttagaacaggcctgcgggcgcctcatgtggtccttgcgggcgccatgGGGCCCGCAAGGcactggctgtttcccaatgtcaaggaagcatgctcaacggccgcccttttaaggacgctacgtcatcgaacgccgacaagcactgttccaatgttgaggacactcgaaatacgcccccttttcgggtccttcgtttttgagaattccgagatttttcaaggatgcatcgctgcatcctagacgagccaaaactacccacaatcctctgcgttcactgggcgggttcttgaaaatggcagagaagtacacgttcaaacgaagtgaagttatattagttttcagaaatattttgtgccgtattgctttttatagattcatcatgttaatgcaaataatcaagcctaaaggcctgtgccacttttcaaacgtttttgcaacttaatgatacgttgctatattttgcatggacgtagctgatgttaaacaccactgtcaccaatgtcaatttactcgctcacaagattacattatttatgtatacctatttatgttttacgttttttttagggtcagcccagcaaacagaggcttttgtgcgccttagggtggcgcacaaacatttgtttgccggtggaagggatagtgccactatccaatgttgtaaaattaatgcacaaccgatcatttgcaatgtttgtaatttttaatgaacgtatataattgtattttatatgatatactgatgtgttcaaagcactggtagattgtaggcatatatgaatgaatgaatcagatcatatatccaaataaatacacgtttatcatctctttctttgtctttttccccctgcataatagtaatcaaccgtactgtaaatgtgatgcatgaattaagttctcagacaatttcacttagttttataaaaattgaatggattttccttttgataaagacaattcgatcaaccacaacaaagcttttgtgacttccccaaagaggctccatgcgaaggagacatgaccgcattcataacagacaaaagtcaaataaatatcgatcagcttgattgctgatcgatatttattcataagcgcacatgtgtttacaagcggacacgcagtattaaaaagcggaagcgcttccacactaccaagtcgttcccaaagtcagacgttacaaacgctaggaagcactcgagctagcactctagtctcatctccataggacgcgactagcaaggacgcttcctagcaaggctgcagccttcactttgggaaacagccactgtgtttgtgacccctggtctagataCGTAAATTGTATTCACCTTCATAAAAAAATCAACTCCTCCAAGGTTAATCAtgatcccatgatgcattctgaagTAAGCTCCCTATTATTCTAGTATTGACTAGTCTGTATCCACTAT harbors:
- the asnsd1 gene encoding asparagine synthetase domain-containing protein 1 → MCGIFCLLSFSPVESPTDQWLHQNLSRRGPDSTQDLTVTHAQPFYRCLFSAHVLHMRGALTPQPERDAAGNVLLWNGEIFSGIAVAPEENDTRVMARQLSSCDTPAELLSVVSRVRGPWAFAYYQQAQHCLWFGRDFFGRRSLLWQFDAEAEALTLTSVGGDCSLTGADPWLEVPAAGVYRIDLKAGRVAGTGGVTLEVYPWATGGCGLPSPESVPSNCVATMNQWGLVLPSPVSPLNMLLPEVEVGVLPSSPASSVVATDLEEVLASRERTGEVDHLNAVLSEAVRRRVQALPGDIRDESLTDHASVAVLFSGGIDSMILAVLADRHVPAGQPIDLLNVAFKLQEPKTQKQQSTKKKKKKPETDQNKPTTDSANVPKVSEISSPFDVPDRLTGRAGLLELQALNPERKWNFVEVNVTQEELQETRRERVRHLVQPLDTVLDDSIGCAMWFAARGEGFVTQDGDRTPFSSPAKVLLTGIGADEQLAGYSRHRVRFQTSGHQGLVQELGMELGRISSRNLGRDDRIIADHGKEARFPYLDEDVVDYLNSLPVSRKADLSLPRGVGEKLLLRQGARALGLGPSALLPKRAMQFGSRIAKMENSHERASDRCNRLLSA
- the LOC130373188 gene encoding ASNSD1 upstream open reading frame protein-like, whose translation is MTSNSREDEISEAHSAIKEELNKKIKEQKIVVDELSNLKKNRKVYVQQRNSNIFFLADKGQMLGTNKKELDILKKELQDM